Proteins encoded within one genomic window of Lysinibacillus louembei:
- a CDS encoding enoyl-ACP reductase FabI codes for MMDILQLKDKNVVVMGVANERSIAWGIAKKLFEVGANVIFTYRKERSKGKIEKMLADYTDYKSAVVECDVNSDDSIAQAFEQIGAQFGEIHGIVHSVAFAHAEDLKNRFHETSREGYAFAQDTSAYSLVAVSKAAKPYLADGASIVTMSYLGAERVLDGYNVMGVAKAALEAAMRYLAADLGAENIRVNAISAGAIRTLAAKGVPSFNQILRQIEEKAPLKRNTNQEEVADMTIVMLSHLSRGVTGETIYIDSGYNIMG; via the coding sequence ATGATGGATATTTTACAATTAAAAGATAAAAATGTAGTCGTAATGGGTGTTGCCAATGAACGTAGCATCGCTTGGGGCATCGCAAAGAAATTATTTGAAGTAGGTGCAAACGTTATTTTCACTTACCGCAAAGAGCGCTCTAAAGGGAAAATTGAAAAAATGCTTGCCGATTATACAGATTACAAATCGGCGGTTGTTGAGTGTGATGTCAACAGCGATGACAGCATTGCACAGGCTTTCGAGCAAATCGGTGCACAGTTCGGCGAAATTCATGGCATCGTGCATTCAGTTGCTTTCGCACATGCTGAAGATTTAAAAAATCGCTTCCATGAAACATCGCGTGAAGGCTATGCCTTTGCCCAAGATACAAGCGCTTATTCATTAGTAGCAGTCAGCAAAGCAGCAAAACCTTATTTAGCAGACGGCGCTTCCATCGTCACAATGAGCTATTTAGGTGCTGAACGTGTCTTAGATGGTTACAATGTCATGGGTGTTGCAAAAGCCGCTTTAGAAGCCGCAATGCGCTATTTAGCTGCTGACTTAGGCGCTGAAAACATCCGTGTCAACGCCATCTCTGCTGGTGCAATCCGCACGTTGGCAGCAAAAGGCGTACCAAGCTTCAATCAAATTTTGCGCCAAATTGAAGAAAAAGCGCCATTAAAGCGCAATACAAACCAAGAGGAAGTAGCCGATATGACAATCGTGATGCTGAGCCACTTATCTCGCGGCGTAACAGGTGAAACGATTTACATCGATTCTGGCTATAATATTATGGGATAA
- a CDS encoding nitroreductase family protein has translation MDFRQLIEQRRSAGNFIQDVTITEAELKAIFDDVKYAPSAFNLQHTHYITVLDEAKKEQVREAAYGQYKVHSASAVIIVTGDRYAYQKTEALNEGMRALGVINDCELENIVKENEEFYESRGEQFMKEEAIRNASLSAMLFMLAAKNHGWDTCPMIGFDQEKVRELLKIPTNQEIVLMITIGKEKVESRGLRGYRKPVNEFVQFL, from the coding sequence ATGGATTTTCGACAACTAATAGAGCAACGTCGCTCGGCTGGTAACTTTATACAAGATGTAACGATAACGGAAGCGGAGTTAAAAGCAATTTTTGATGATGTGAAATATGCACCATCTGCTTTTAATTTGCAGCATACACATTATATTACAGTGCTTGATGAAGCGAAGAAGGAGCAAGTACGTGAAGCGGCATATGGGCAATATAAAGTGCACAGTGCCTCAGCTGTTATCATCGTTACAGGTGATCGCTATGCTTACCAAAAAACAGAAGCTTTAAATGAGGGAATGCGCGCTCTAGGTGTTATTAATGATTGTGAGCTCGAAAATATCGTGAAAGAAAATGAAGAGTTTTACGAAAGCCGTGGCGAGCAATTTATGAAGGAGGAGGCTATTCGCAATGCCTCATTATCTGCAATGCTCTTTATGCTAGCAGCTAAAAATCACGGCTGGGACACATGTCCAATGATAGGCTTTGATCAAGAGAAGGTACGCGAGCTGCTAAAAATTCCTACAAATCAAGAAATTGTCTTAATGATTACGATTGGCAAAGAGAAGGTAGAGAGTCGAGGGTTGCGTGGCTATCGCAAGCCTGTCAATGAGTTTGTACAGTTCCTATAA